A genome region from Myroides fluvii includes the following:
- a CDS encoding outer membrane beta-barrel family protein has product MKYTILFFFFSLFAIGQTAQLTGVIYEGEQPTEFAEIRFVHTENNQHYTTYTQVQGSFTLTLPMGKYQFTVYQFNQEVYQKTLDIVQNTHLGKIILETNQRLDEVKIVAQQKVIERKIDRLIFNLDRTVVGTGGNVLEALKATPSVRVSPTGIQIVGKNQVLVLLDDRPTYLSGEELMRYLESMSSSDIQRIEVITTPPAKYEAEGNSGILNIVTKKNAIDAWNAVAGTTYQRSKRNTMRYNAGFNWNQKGWNLKANVNFGDARFLRQWNNDLYYLNETWESRSATAGRNDYYNLNFALSRQLTKNWEMGLKIAKNNYNFRGPTGGKTTRYANGELHSFITEDSKEQSKSDRLILSYFNEIKLDTLGKKITVDLDYINSDQPNFRQFTSATLDPQGLPMPNRFLQGGNDNQNDIENYVGKLDIDLPFSGINLQLGTKLSVSKTNNNLLIYNKLNQNKQQNQFDYKENNQAFYVSANKTWMDRLTAQVGLRLEATQTVGYASALDQTNRSKEVKLFPTVYVNYVANEAHSFGFNYSTRINRPNFESLNPTRSTYNEYSYHEGNPFLKPAYTTNFELIHTYKKLESKIFYSQLKDGIAQVSQIDAATKHYNYIWMNYITMDVLGLTASLYTKLTPWWTSSNEFTLTYSSATPVLANEVRVKGVAAYFSTSNDFTLNALQTLFLGVNYEHNFSGVSENFHTKNYANLSLALKYLLANKKVELSLQASNVLNSTYSTYKKTTEAKQEFNNNWDNRTLRFSVSYKFGNSSLKTKQRASANQEELNRM; this is encoded by the coding sequence TTTACAGTCTATCAATTCAATCAAGAAGTCTATCAAAAGACGCTAGATATAGTGCAAAATACGCACTTGGGTAAAATTATCCTTGAAACGAACCAACGCTTAGACGAAGTAAAAATTGTTGCGCAACAAAAAGTCATTGAGCGCAAAATAGACCGCCTTATTTTTAACCTCGACCGCACCGTAGTGGGTACGGGAGGAAATGTATTGGAAGCATTGAAAGCTACACCAAGCGTTCGCGTATCGCCAACGGGTATACAAATTGTCGGTAAAAATCAGGTATTGGTACTCCTTGATGATCGCCCTACCTATCTATCTGGAGAGGAGTTGATGCGCTATTTAGAAAGCATGAGCAGTTCGGATATTCAGCGCATTGAAGTTATCACAACTCCTCCTGCTAAATACGAGGCGGAGGGAAATAGTGGCATCTTAAATATCGTGACGAAAAAGAATGCGATAGACGCTTGGAATGCCGTTGCGGGCACCACCTACCAACGAAGCAAGCGCAATACCATGCGCTACAACGCAGGATTCAATTGGAATCAAAAAGGATGGAACCTCAAAGCCAATGTCAATTTTGGAGATGCCCGATTTTTGCGCCAGTGGAATAACGATTTGTATTATCTAAATGAAACTTGGGAAAGTAGAAGTGCCACAGCAGGTAGAAACGACTACTACAACCTCAATTTTGCCTTATCGCGTCAACTGACCAAAAATTGGGAGATGGGGCTCAAAATAGCCAAGAACAACTACAACTTTAGAGGACCAACCGGAGGCAAAACGACGCGTTATGCAAACGGTGAATTGCATTCTTTTATCACCGAAGATTCCAAAGAGCAATCCAAATCAGATCGTCTAATCCTCTCTTATTTCAACGAAATTAAATTGGATACCTTGGGTAAAAAAATAACGGTAGACCTGGACTATATTAACAGTGATCAACCCAATTTTCGACAGTTTACTTCTGCAACGTTAGATCCTCAAGGATTGCCTATGCCCAATCGCTTCCTTCAGGGAGGAAACGACAATCAAAACGACATTGAAAATTATGTAGGTAAACTCGATATTGACCTTCCGTTCTCGGGGATCAACCTCCAGTTGGGAACGAAACTATCCGTTTCCAAAACAAATAACAATTTACTGATTTACAATAAATTGAACCAAAATAAACAGCAAAACCAATTTGATTATAAAGAAAACAATCAGGCCTTTTATGTCTCTGCAAACAAAACGTGGATGGATCGATTAACTGCCCAAGTAGGCTTGCGCTTAGAAGCTACACAAACCGTAGGTTATGCGTCTGCTTTGGATCAAACCAACAGAAGCAAAGAAGTTAAGCTTTTTCCCACCGTTTATGTCAACTATGTCGCAAATGAAGCACATAGCTTTGGTTTCAACTATTCCACGCGTATCAATCGACCGAATTTTGAGAGTTTAAATCCAACGCGCTCTACATATAACGAATACAGCTATCACGAGGGGAATCCCTTTTTAAAACCAGCCTACACCACCAACTTTGAATTGATTCATACCTACAAGAAATTAGAATCCAAAATCTTTTACAGCCAGTTGAAAGACGGCATTGCACAAGTATCGCAAATCGATGCAGCCACCAAACACTACAACTACATTTGGATGAACTATATCACGATGGATGTGCTAGGGCTTACAGCGAGTCTCTATACCAAATTGACGCCTTGGTGGACCAGTTCAAATGAGTTTACGCTAACGTATTCTTCGGCCACTCCCGTTCTAGCAAATGAAGTACGCGTTAAAGGAGTTGCAGCCTACTTCTCGACATCCAATGACTTTACTTTAAACGCCCTTCAGACTTTGTTTTTAGGGGTGAATTACGAACATAATTTTTCTGGTGTATCCGAAAATTTCCACACGAAAAACTATGCTAATTTAAGTTTGGCGCTAAAATATCTCCTGGCGAATAAAAAAGTAGAACTATCGCTTCAGGCGAGTAATGTATTGAATAGCACCTATTCGACCTACAAAAAAACGACAGAGGCGAAACAAGAATTTAATAACAACTGGGACAATCGCACGCTTCGCTTTAGTGTTAGCTATAAATTTGGAAACAGCAGTCTGAAGACAAAACAACGGGCTAGTGCGAATCAAGAAGAGCTCAACCGCATGTAA